One genomic window of Natronorubrum halophilum includes the following:
- a CDS encoding Single-stranded DNA binding protein: protein MELDNHAEDLASDLGIDKEEVKADLQNLVEYSVPVDEAKQSLRRKYGDGSSGGGGTPSAKDIGEIMPDDSNVTVTGVVLTTGKRSIRYQGDDHVIVEGRLADETGVIDYTAWEDFGLSPGDTITAGNAGVREWDGKPELNLGESTSLSFESDSLEVPYEAGGDAQLADLQTGDRAVTIEVTVVECERRTIDGRDGETEILSGVLGDESGRLPFTNWDPAPEIEEGGTVRIENAYVQEFRGVPEVNVSEFSTVTALEREIDVGADATTMTLGEAVATGGIYDLEVVGNLIAVRDGSGLIQRCPECYRVIQKGQCRTHGDVDGIDDLRVKAILDDGTGSVTVVLDDELTEEVYDGTLEDALEQAREAMDQEVVADTIREHVVGREYRVRGHLSVDEYGANLDAESFEESDDDPETRASAFLDSVADLEEVRS from the coding sequence ATGGAACTCGACAACCATGCCGAGGATCTCGCCTCCGATCTCGGTATTGACAAAGAGGAGGTCAAAGCCGACCTGCAGAATCTCGTGGAGTACAGCGTTCCCGTCGACGAAGCCAAACAGAGCCTTCGCCGGAAGTACGGCGACGGGAGCAGCGGCGGCGGTGGAACGCCGTCCGCCAAGGATATCGGCGAGATCATGCCCGACGATAGCAACGTCACCGTCACGGGCGTCGTTCTGACGACCGGCAAGCGATCGATCCGCTACCAGGGCGACGATCACGTCATCGTCGAGGGGCGACTCGCCGACGAAACCGGCGTCATCGACTACACCGCCTGGGAAGATTTCGGACTCTCGCCCGGCGACACGATCACCGCGGGCAACGCGGGCGTCCGCGAGTGGGACGGCAAGCCCGAACTCAACCTCGGCGAGAGCACGTCGCTCTCGTTCGAGTCGGACTCCCTTGAGGTTCCCTACGAGGCCGGCGGCGACGCCCAACTGGCGGATCTCCAGACCGGTGACCGTGCGGTCACCATCGAAGTCACCGTCGTCGAGTGCGAACGCCGGACGATCGACGGTCGCGACGGCGAAACCGAGATCTTGAGCGGCGTCCTGGGTGACGAGAGCGGCCGGTTGCCGTTTACGAACTGGGACCCGGCCCCGGAAATCGAGGAGGGCGGTACGGTCCGGATCGAGAACGCCTACGTCCAAGAGTTCCGCGGCGTCCCCGAAGTCAACGTCTCGGAGTTTTCGACCGTCACCGCTCTCGAGCGCGAGATCGACGTCGGGGCCGACGCCACGACCATGACCCTCGGCGAGGCCGTCGCGACCGGCGGGATCTACGACCTCGAGGTCGTCGGAAACCTGATCGCGGTTCGCGACGGCTCCGGACTCATTCAGCGCTGTCCGGAGTGTTACCGCGTCATTCAGAAGGGGCAGTGTCGAACGCACGGCGACGTCGACGGGATCGACGACCTTCGCGTGAAGGCGATTCTCGACGACGGCACCGGGAGCGTCACCGTCGTCTTGGACGACGAACTCACCGAGGAGGTCTACGACGGCACGCTCGAGGACGCCCTCGAGCAAGCCCGCGAGGCCATGGACCAGGAGGTCGTCGCCGACACGATCCGCGAGCACGTCGTCGGTCGCGAGTACCGCGTTCGCGGCCACCTCTCGGTCGACGAGTACGGCGCGAACCTCGATGCCGAATCCTTCGAGGAGAGCGATGACGACCCCGAAACGAGGGCGAGTGCGTTCCTTGATTCGGTCGCGGATCTCGAGGAGGTGCGGTCATGA
- a CDS encoding ZIP family metal transporter yields the protein MASLSDVVVVAFLAGAATGLGALPVFVTDRISHRFYDAALGLAAGIMFGAAVFALVVPGLELGSLWEVVLGILLGSVFLLVANRLVPHVHLLISDEADRSYPQSTSAEAVVGARKVRSALEHSGENGGDGGDSGGSSENSRQAMLVGSAITIHNVPEGLAIGIAFAGGLEGVGIALAIAIAIQNVPDGFAMAIPASRTGLSKAKTVLYTTLSGAIPEPIAAAFGFALVAVVTGLFPLAAGFAAGTMIAVIFRELIPASHGHGYADIATLTFVAGFIIMVVVDVGLAV from the coding sequence GTGGCCTCGCTCAGTGACGTCGTCGTCGTCGCGTTTCTCGCGGGCGCAGCGACCGGACTCGGCGCGCTGCCGGTGTTCGTTACGGACCGCATCAGCCACCGATTTTACGATGCCGCGCTCGGGCTCGCGGCCGGCATCATGTTCGGAGCGGCCGTTTTCGCCCTCGTCGTTCCGGGACTCGAACTCGGCTCGCTGTGGGAGGTCGTGCTGGGGATCTTGCTGGGTAGCGTGTTTCTACTCGTTGCGAACCGGCTCGTCCCTCACGTACACCTGCTCATTTCGGACGAAGCCGACCGTTCTTATCCACAGTCGACGTCGGCGGAGGCCGTCGTCGGCGCTCGCAAAGTCAGATCGGCACTCGAGCACAGCGGCGAAAACGGCGGCGACGGTGGCGACAGCGGCGGGAGCAGCGAAAACAGCCGTCAGGCGATGCTCGTCGGAAGCGCGATCACCATCCACAACGTTCCGGAGGGGCTGGCGATCGGTATCGCGTTCGCGGGTGGTCTCGAGGGCGTCGGCATCGCCCTCGCAATCGCCATCGCGATCCAGAACGTTCCGGACGGGTTCGCCATGGCGATTCCGGCGAGCCGAACGGGACTCTCCAAGGCGAAGACGGTGCTGTACACGACGCTCTCCGGTGCGATTCCGGAACCGATCGCTGCGGCGTTCGGCTTCGCGCTCGTCGCCGTCGTCACCGGGCTCTTTCCCCTGGCCGCAGGGTTCGCCGCCGGGACGATGATCGCCGTCATCTTCCGGGAGCTGATTCCGGCCAGCCACGGCCACGGTTACGCCGACATCGCCACGCTCACGTTCGTCGCCGGCTTCATCATCATGGTCGTGGTCGATGTCGGACTCGCCGTTTGA
- a CDS encoding class I SAM-dependent methyltransferase, which produces MGFHTFPVDRADALEDPSRYRFCSREELLEQLDPEPGAVVADLGSGTGFYAADVAPFVETLYAVDVQPEMHELHREKGVPETVELVTANVSSLPFDDDRLDGAFSVMTHHEYADDEALAELARVLRPDGRLVTVDWSAGGSGDDGPPLDERFGTETVVSQLETAGFSIAEVRARPETFAVVARR; this is translated from the coding sequence ATGGGATTTCACACGTTCCCGGTTGATCGCGCCGACGCGCTCGAGGATCCGTCGCGCTATCGCTTTTGCTCCCGAGAGGAACTCCTCGAGCAACTCGATCCGGAGCCGGGTGCGGTCGTCGCTGATCTGGGCTCCGGAACCGGGTTTTACGCGGCGGACGTCGCCCCGTTCGTCGAGACGCTGTACGCCGTCGACGTGCAACCGGAGATGCACGAGTTACACCGGGAGAAGGGCGTTCCCGAAACCGTCGAACTGGTGACGGCGAACGTTTCCTCGCTCCCGTTCGACGACGATCGTCTCGACGGGGCGTTCTCGGTGATGACCCACCACGAATACGCCGACGACGAGGCGCTGGCGGAGCTCGCTCGAGTCCTCCGGCCGGACGGCCGACTCGTCACGGTCGACTGGTCCGCCGGCGGCTCCGGCGATGACGGGCCGCCGTTGGACGAACGGTTCGGCACCGAGACCGTCGTTTCGCAACTCGAGACGGCGGGGTTTTCGATCGCCGAGGTTCGGGCCCGGCCCGAGACGTTCGCGGTCGTTGCACGGCGCTGA
- a CDS encoding cupredoxin domain-containing protein encodes MPLDNSQSRRRILKLTGAAALPAVLAGCGDGGSGGNGGDESGNESGNESGNESSGGGEALEPGEIELGGEVQAWQGVAPDQIADQENPTLTLQEGESYEITWENLDGEGHNIQILDDNDEVVDDYETEIMDQEGETQTLEIDEVTSEMSTYICEPHQGTMSGSIEVQ; translated from the coding sequence ATGCCACTGGACAATTCACAGAGCCGACGGCGAATCCTCAAGTTAACCGGTGCCGCAGCCCTCCCGGCAGTTCTAGCCGGTTGTGGCGACGGCGGATCGGGAGGAAACGGTGGAGACGAGAGCGGAAATGAAAGCGGGAATGAAAGTGGGAACGAAAGCAGCGGAGGCGGCGAAGCGCTCGAGCCTGGCGAGATCGAACTCGGCGGGGAAGTACAAGCCTGGCAGGGTGTCGCGCCGGATCAGATCGCCGACCAGGAAAACCCGACGCTCACCCTTCAGGAAGGAGAGTCGTACGAGATTACGTGGGAGAACCTCGACGGGGAAGGTCACAACATCCAAATTCTAGACGACAACGACGAAGTCGTCGACGACTACGAGACCGAGATCATGGACCAGGAAGGGGAGACGCAGACGCTCGAGATCGACGAAGTGACGAGCGAGATGTCGACGTATATCTGTGAACCCCATCAAGGAACGATGAGCGGCAGCATCGAAGTGCAGTAA
- a CDS encoding 2,5-diamino-6-(ribosylamino)-4(3H)-pyrimidinone 5'-phosphate reductase, with product MHIVVNAAMSADGKLSSRRREQIAISGEADFARVDRLRADSDAVVVGVGTVLADDPRLTVKDETLCERRLERGESKQPARVVVDSNARTPEDAAILDDAATTYVCLSDGAPVDRRMDLAAHAELLTAGDERVDLLRAFAALQQQGLERIMVEGGGELIFSLFEAGLVDELSVYVGAKIIGGRDAPTLADGDGFVADFPLLSLESVERLDDGVLLVWSVDDR from the coding sequence ATGCACATCGTCGTCAACGCCGCCATGAGCGCGGACGGCAAACTCTCCTCGCGCCGTCGCGAGCAGATCGCGATCAGCGGCGAGGCGGATTTCGCTCGCGTCGACCGGCTCCGAGCCGACAGCGACGCCGTCGTCGTCGGCGTCGGTACCGTTCTCGCGGACGATCCTCGCCTCACCGTCAAGGACGAAACGTTGTGCGAACGGCGCCTCGAGCGGGGTGAGTCGAAACAACCCGCCCGCGTCGTCGTCGATTCGAACGCACGAACGCCGGAAGACGCCGCGATTCTCGACGACGCGGCGACGACGTACGTCTGTCTGAGCGACGGTGCCCCGGTCGATCGACGAATGGATCTCGCCGCCCACGCGGAACTCCTCACAGCGGGCGACGAGCGGGTCGATCTGTTACGGGCGTTCGCCGCATTACAACAGCAGGGGCTCGAACGGATCATGGTCGAGGGCGGCGGGGAGCTCATCTTCTCGCTGTTCGAGGCCGGGTTGGTCGACGAACTCAGCGTGTACGTCGGTGCGAAAATAATCGGCGGCCGCGACGCGCCCACGCTAGCCGACGGCGACGGGTTCGTCGCGGATTTTCCGCTGTTGAGCCTCGAGAGCGTCGAGCGACTCGACGACGGCGTCCTGTTGGTCTGGAGCGTCGACGACCGCTAG
- the ggt gene encoding gamma-glutamyltransferase, protein MTRQSDPKATEKRSVRRSETSRLERRAFLGALGATAGAFGIGATAGTGAGAPDDIQKATGIPGFSCDKRQFTCGQQVTAADGMVSSVDPIASGVAATVLREGGNAVDAAIALQYVLTVTQPHGSGIGGGGFMVIYDADADEVSVVNSRERAPHGATEDMFLDEDGDPIPFSERIQMGEAVGVPGTVMGLETARDLHGSRPRQRLIRPAIDLARDGFPVDRVFAEQIAENWEKFNEAAKEAYSDEDGNPLTEGDTHVNTDLADTLEWIKWWGADAFYEGPIADDLVATVQAAGGSMTADDLSDYDVTLDEPVRAEWNDLEIVGQPLPSSGPSTVIYILKLLESLDIGQYDLRSPEKYHLIAEATSLAWADRNEYMGDPEFADVPIDGLLDDEYLAARAERIQVGETLADYEGGECVEAGVPPGVDAPQATTSPDTKYGSTSHFSVVDGDGNAVSYTSTIEQFMGSGMMVPGRGFMLNNELTDFNAVPDGPNKVEPWKRPLSSMSPTIVMRDGVPEFTVGSPGGWTIITSVAQTILHRYVYGLDPLEALTEPIVFTTECPPITWEDGVPASAREATEAFGQVWRDESDGDIGNVQVIDIDDELTGAADPTRDGQAVGFDRSGWHWPTGKRGHGKTD, encoded by the coding sequence ATGACACGACAATCCGATCCGAAGGCAACCGAAAAACGATCCGTTCGCCGCAGTGAGACGTCACGACTCGAGCGCCGAGCGTTCCTGGGCGCGCTCGGGGCGACCGCCGGAGCGTTCGGCATCGGCGCGACTGCCGGCACGGGAGCAGGCGCACCGGACGACATTCAGAAGGCCACCGGCATCCCCGGATTCAGCTGTGACAAGCGCCAGTTTACGTGTGGCCAACAGGTAACCGCGGCTGACGGAATGGTCTCGAGCGTCGACCCGATCGCCTCCGGCGTCGCCGCGACCGTCCTGCGCGAGGGCGGGAACGCCGTCGACGCCGCCATCGCGCTCCAGTACGTGCTGACGGTGACCCAGCCACACGGGTCGGGCATCGGCGGCGGCGGCTTCATGGTCATTTACGACGCGGACGCGGACGAGGTCTCCGTCGTCAACAGCCGGGAGCGCGCCCCCCACGGTGCGACCGAGGACATGTTCCTCGACGAAGATGGCGATCCGATTCCCTTCAGCGAGCGAATTCAAATGGGCGAGGCCGTCGGCGTTCCCGGTACCGTGATGGGATTAGAGACGGCCCGAGACCTGCACGGATCGCGGCCGCGCCAGCGGTTGATACGACCCGCGATCGACCTCGCTCGAGACGGGTTTCCCGTGGACAGGGTCTTCGCGGAACAGATCGCGGAGAACTGGGAGAAGTTCAACGAGGCGGCGAAAGAGGCGTACTCGGACGAGGACGGAAATCCGCTCACCGAAGGCGATACACACGTCAATACCGATCTGGCCGACACGCTCGAGTGGATCAAGTGGTGGGGCGCCGACGCCTTCTACGAGGGTCCCATCGCAGACGACCTCGTGGCGACGGTCCAAGCCGCTGGCGGCAGCATGACCGCCGACGACCTCTCCGACTACGACGTTACGCTGGACGAACCGGTCCGCGCCGAGTGGAACGACCTCGAGATCGTCGGCCAACCGCTGCCGAGTTCGGGGCCGAGTACCGTGATCTACATCCTCAAGCTGCTCGAGTCCCTCGATATCGGACAGTACGACCTCCGATCGCCGGAGAAGTACCATCTAATCGCCGAGGCGACGAGTCTGGCCTGGGCCGACCGGAACGAGTACATGGGCGATCCCGAGTTCGCGGACGTTCCGATCGACGGTCTCCTCGACGACGAGTATCTCGCGGCACGCGCCGAACGGATACAGGTCGGAGAGACGCTCGCGGACTACGAGGGCGGCGAGTGCGTCGAAGCCGGCGTGCCTCCGGGTGTCGACGCGCCGCAGGCGACCACCTCACCCGACACGAAGTACGGGTCGACGTCGCACTTCTCCGTCGTCGACGGTGACGGCAACGCCGTCTCATACACCTCGACGATCGAGCAGTTCATGGGTTCGGGGATGATGGTGCCCGGCCGGGGATTCATGCTCAACAACGAACTGACGGACTTTAACGCCGTTCCCGACGGACCGAACAAAGTCGAACCGTGGAAACGGCCGCTGAGTAGCATGAGTCCGACCATCGTCATGCGCGACGGCGTCCCCGAGTTCACCGTCGGATCGCCCGGCGGCTGGACGATCATCACTTCGGTCGCCCAGACGATCCTCCACCGCTACGTCTACGGGCTCGACCCCCTTGAGGCGCTCACTGAACCGATCGTCTTCACCACCGAATGCCCGCCGATCACGTGGGAAGACGGCGTGCCGGCGAGCGCCCGCGAGGCGACCGAGGCGTTCGGACAGGTC